One region of Enterobacter ludwigii genomic DNA includes:
- the ydgT gene encoding transcription modulator YdgT: protein MTVQDYLLKFRKINSLESLEKLFDHLNYTLSDNQEIINMYRAADHRRAELVSGGRLFNVGEVPKSVWRYVL from the coding sequence ATGACAGTTCAGGACTATTTATTAAAATTTCGCAAGATCAATTCCCTTGAAAGCCTGGAAAAACTGTTTGACCATCTGAACTACACCCTGTCGGATAATCAGGAAATCATCAACATGTATCGTGCCGCTGACCATCGCCGTGCGGAACTGGTCTCCGGAGGCCGTTTGTTCAATGTGGGTGAAGTGCCTAAGTCTGTCTGGCGTTACGTTTTATAA
- a CDS encoding oxidoreductase, producing MSDNIRVGLIGYGYAGKTFHAPLIAGTPGMALAAVSSSDATKVHADWPSVPVVSEPRHLFNDPNIDLIIIPTPNDTHFPLAKAALEAGKHVVVDKPFTVTLSQARELDALAKSLGRLLSVFHNRRWDSDFLTVKRLLSEGTLGEILFFESHFDRFRPQVRNRWREQAGPGSGIWYDLAPHLLDQAVNLFGLPVSMTVDLAQLRPGAQTTDYFHAVLSYPQRRIVLHGTMVAAAESARYIIHGTRGSYVKFGLDPQEDRLKNGERLPQEDWGYDMRDGVVTRVEGEELVEETLLTIPGNYPAYYAAIRDALNGTGENPVPASQAIQIMELIELGIESAKHRATLCLA from the coding sequence ATGAGTGATAATATCCGCGTCGGGCTTATTGGTTATGGATATGCGGGAAAAACGTTTCATGCGCCTCTGATCGCCGGGACGCCCGGAATGGCGCTGGCTGCCGTATCCAGTAGTGATGCAACTAAAGTCCATGCCGACTGGCCTTCCGTGCCGGTTGTCTCTGAACCTAGACATCTTTTCAACGATCCGAATATTGATTTAATTATCATCCCCACGCCAAACGACACGCACTTTCCGCTGGCAAAGGCGGCGCTGGAAGCCGGCAAGCACGTGGTCGTTGATAAACCCTTTACCGTGACGTTGTCACAAGCACGCGAGCTTGATGCGCTAGCAAAGAGCCTGGGCAGGTTACTTTCGGTATTCCATAACCGCCGTTGGGACAGCGATTTTTTGACCGTAAAAAGGCTTCTCAGCGAAGGTACGTTGGGGGAGATCCTCTTTTTTGAATCGCATTTTGACCGTTTTCGCCCGCAGGTACGAAACCGCTGGCGCGAGCAGGCCGGTCCGGGCAGCGGCATCTGGTACGATCTGGCCCCGCATCTTCTGGATCAGGCCGTGAATCTGTTTGGCCTGCCGGTGAGTATGACGGTCGATCTGGCACAGCTCAGGCCTGGCGCGCAGACAACGGATTATTTCCATGCGGTTTTGAGTTACCCACAGCGTCGAATTGTGCTCCACGGGACGATGGTGGCGGCCGCAGAATCCGCGCGTTATATCATTCACGGTACGCGCGGGAGTTATGTGAAGTTCGGTCTCGACCCGCAGGAAGATCGCTTAAAAAACGGGGAGCGTTTGCCACAGGAAGACTGGGGCTATGATATGCGAGACGGTGTTGTGACGCGGGTTGAAGGTGAGGAGCTGGTGGAGGAAACCTTGCTGACTATTCCAGGTAACTACCCGGCTTATTATGCAGCTATCCGCGATGCGCTGAACGGAACGGGGGAAAATCCGGTTCCGGCAAGCCAGGCCATTCAGATTATGGAGCTGATTGAGCTGGGCATCGAATCAGCCAAACATCGCGCCACGCTCTGTCTGGCATAA
- a CDS encoding DUF2569 domain-containing protein: protein MTATPGERIGGWLIAPLAWLLVALLSASLALLLYTTALITPHAIQTLMSQSVLNIAMWFVSFVFAIGMWYYTLWLTIAFFKRRKSVPKHYIIWLLISVLLAVKAFAFSPVSDALAVRQLLFPLLAAALLVPYFKRSTRVKNTFVNP from the coding sequence ATGACCGCAACGCCTGGAGAACGCATTGGAGGCTGGTTAATCGCCCCACTGGCATGGCTGCTGGTTGCCTTATTAAGCGCATCACTTGCGCTGCTGCTTTATACCACCGCACTGATTACCCCGCATGCCATCCAGACGCTGATGTCGCAAAGTGTGCTTAATATTGCGATGTGGTTTGTATCGTTCGTTTTCGCGATAGGGATGTGGTACTACACGCTGTGGCTGACCATCGCTTTCTTTAAGCGCCGTAAAAGTGTGCCTAAGCATTACATTATCTGGCTGCTGATTTCGGTCCTGCTGGCGGTAAAAGCTTTTGCTTTTTCGCCGGTTTCTGACGCCCTGGCCGTCCGCCAGCTACTTTTCCCTTTACTGGCCGCTGCGCTGCTGGTGCCCTATTTTAAGCGTTCGACACGGGTGAAAAACACCTTTGTGAACCCGTAA
- the rsxB gene encoding electron transport complex subunit RsxB: MNAIWIAIASISVLGLVFGLILGYASRRFAVEDDPVVEKIDELLPQSQCGQCGYPGCRPYAEAVGIQGEKINRCAPGGEAVMLKIAALLNVDPQPIDGDADVQEPVRALAVIDEANCIGCTKCIQACPVDAIVGATRAMHTVVADLCTGCNLCVAPCPTQCIELRPVETTTESWKWDLQTIPVRNIPVEQHA; encoded by the coding sequence ATGAATGCTATCTGGATTGCCATCGCCTCTATCAGCGTCCTGGGGTTGGTGTTTGGCCTTATCCTGGGTTACGCCTCCCGCCGTTTTGCGGTAGAGGACGATCCTGTTGTTGAAAAAATTGATGAGCTTCTTCCACAAAGCCAATGTGGACAGTGTGGCTATCCCGGTTGCCGCCCCTATGCCGAAGCGGTAGGGATTCAGGGTGAAAAAATTAACCGCTGTGCACCGGGTGGTGAGGCGGTAATGCTGAAAATTGCGGCTCTGCTGAACGTTGACCCGCAGCCGATTGATGGCGATGCAGACGTCCAGGAGCCGGTTCGCGCCCTTGCTGTGATCGACGAAGCAAACTGCATCGGCTGTACCAAATGTATTCAGGCCTGCCCTGTAGATGCCATCGTTGGCGCAACCCGCGCCATGCACACTGTCGTCGCTGATCTGTGTACTGGCTGCAACCTCTGCGTAGCGCCATGCCCGACGCAATGTATTGAACTGCGCCCGGTTGAAACGACTACCGAAAGCTGGAAGTGGGATCTTCAAACCATTCCGGTTCGCAACATTCCTGTGGAACAACATGCTTAA
- the rsxA gene encoding electron transport complex subunit RsxA, producing the protein MTDYLLLFVGTVLVNNFVLVKFLGLCPFMGVSKKLETAMGMGLATTFVMTLASICAWWIDTWILIPLGLTYLRTLAFILVIAVVVQFTEMVVRKTSPALYRLLGIFLPLITTNCAVLGVALLNINLGHNFMQSALYGFSAAVGFSLVMVLFASIRERLAAADIPAPFRGNAIALVTAGLMSLAFMGFSGLVKL; encoded by the coding sequence ATGACCGATTACTTACTGCTCTTTGTCGGCACAGTGCTGGTTAACAACTTCGTCCTGGTGAAGTTCCTTGGCCTATGTCCATTTATGGGCGTTTCCAAAAAACTGGAAACTGCAATGGGCATGGGGCTGGCGACCACCTTTGTCATGACGCTGGCGTCTATTTGCGCGTGGTGGATTGATACCTGGATCCTTATCCCGTTGGGGTTAACCTATCTCCGTACGCTGGCCTTTATTCTGGTTATTGCAGTGGTTGTGCAATTTACCGAAATGGTGGTACGCAAAACCAGTCCGGCGCTCTATCGCCTGCTGGGGATTTTCCTGCCGTTGATTACCACCAACTGCGCCGTGCTCGGCGTAGCGCTGCTGAACATCAACCTTGGGCATAACTTTATGCAATCGGCACTGTATGGTTTTTCTGCGGCCGTCGGTTTTTCTCTGGTGATGGTGCTGTTCGCCTCTATTCGTGAGCGCCTCGCCGCAGCGGATATCCCTGCGCCGTTTCGCGGTAACGCGATTGCGCTGGTGACCGCAGGTTTAATGTCTCTGGCCTTTATGGGCTTTAGTGGTCTGGTGAAGTTGTAA
- the blr gene encoding division septum protein Blr gives MNRIIELAGWIVLGVSVILLGVASHIDNYQPPEPVTVAQPK, from the coding sequence ATTAATCGAATCATTGAATTAGCGGGATGGATTGTTCTTGGGGTATCGGTCATTTTGCTTGGCGTTGCCAGCCATATCGATAACTACCAACCGCCGGAGCCTGTCACAGTCGCCCAACCTAAGTAA